In one Rutidosis leptorrhynchoides isolate AG116_Rl617_1_P2 chromosome 8, CSIRO_AGI_Rlap_v1, whole genome shotgun sequence genomic region, the following are encoded:
- the LOC139861268 gene encoding uncharacterized protein isoform X1, with the protein MLIWDSSMALLPSSNSLSLMRLKTNFSFSNKRRQGLVIVNNNNNNNNYKIKSAIVEHTLRVLEWDKLCDSVASFAGTSLGRQATKVDLCWLDKSYEECLKVLEETNAAVEMHNHGGCIMDFSSINISLVKSGLQHAHRGFPLHGPEAIALVSMLQSGESLQINLKAAIKEDSNWLRRFMPIADIIMDISVCRPLQNFINKLVDEDGCVKDSASPTLKRSREQVRLLERKLAQLMESLISDEMKETSFVEVSNTDGRWCIKSGTDLKKSFDGLLLSSGSGTGTLVEPLSAVPLNDELQQARAAVAKAEADVLLEITHKMQTDLDDLENLFDAIIRLDVINARATYSISFGGTYPELLLLSSSSSSFDDPSMKWKLYLPKAYHPLLLQQHRHNMQKAVKDVSEATAEIRRRRQQVGISTQREEEAYTSLSSLEARVTKLKQSSPVPVDIFVAQKTRVIVVTGPNTGGKTVFLKTIGLAVMMAKSGLYVLSSEPVKMPWFDCVFADIGDEQSLSQSLSTFSGHLRKTSDILSHSTSQSLVLLDEVGAGTNPLEGAALGMSLLECCSQGRRALLTMATTHHGELKTLKYSNDAFENACMEFDEVKLKPTYRILWGIPGRSNAINIGERLGLPTVIVDNARQLHGTASGEINEVIEEMEKLKQKLHEHIHDARHHLKLARELHRNLVVSEGRIREHATNQRYRKLQEITDAGGVARSILHNKVRLCRASSPNFASKEHLLSLPSKITTSFSSTRTENTAMLNKQHLLIEKNRSQTVKAGDTVHVSKFNKKATVLKVDPSKEEVLVQIGNMKVKLTVKDVVKLHS; encoded by the exons ATGCTAATCTGGGATTCGTCCATGGCCCTCCTTCCATCATCTAATAGTTTGAGTTTGATGAGATTGAAAACGAATTTCAGTTTCTCCAACAAACGGAGACAGGGATTagtaatagtaaataataataataataataataattataagataaAATCAGCAATAGTTGAACATACTCTGAGGGTTTTGGAGTGGGATAAACTTTGCGATTCCGTTGCTTCATTTGCCGGTACCTCTTTAGGACGACAAGCCACCAAg GTAGACCTATGTTGGTTGGATAAGTCATACGAAGAATGTTTAAAAGTTTTGGAAGAGACGAATGCAGCTGTTGAAATGCACAACCATGGTGGTTGTATCATGGATTTTTCATCTATTAATATCTCATTG GTCAAGTCTGGTTTACAACATGCTCACAGAGGATTCCCTCTTCATGGACCAGAAGCAATTGCCCTTGTTTCCATGCTTCAATCTGGTGAATCATTGCAGATCAATCTCAAAGCTGCAATTAAGGAAGATTCTAATTGGCTACGTCGTTTCATGCCTATTGCAGATATA ATCATGGACATCTCCGTTTGTCGCCCCTTGCAAAACTTCATTAACAAACTTGTAGATGAAGATGGATGTGTCAAAGATTCTGCG AGTCCTACTTTGAAGCGATCTCGTGAACAAGTGCGATTACTTGAAAGAAAG TTAGCCCAGTTGATGGAGAGTCTAATCAGCGATGAAATGAAAGAAACATCATTTGTG GAAGTAAGCAACACTGATGGAAGATGGTGTATAAAATCAGGAACTGATCTAAAAAAAAGCTTTGATGGTCTATTGTTATCAAG TGGTTCAGGTACCGGAACCCTTGTGGAGCCACTTTCTGCTGTTCCATTAAATGACGAATTGCAACAAGCAAGAGCTGCAGTAGCCAAGGCTGAGGCTGATGTGCTTTTAGAAATTACACACAAG ATGCAAACAGATCTTGACGACTTAGAGAATTTGTTTGATGCGATAATACGCCTAGATGTG ATCAATGCTCGAGCAACATACAGTATTTCATTTGGTGGCACATATCCAGAACTATtgctattatcatcatcatcatcatcatttgatgACCCCTCAATGAAATGGAAACTGTATCTACCAAAAGCTTATCATCCTCTATTACTTCAACAACATCGACACAATATGCAAAAGGCTGTCAAGGATGTCAGTGAAGCTACTGCC gaaattagAAGGAGAAGACAGCAGGTAGGCATTTCCACCCAGAGAGAAGAGGAAGCATATACAAGTCTCTCATCTTTAGAAGCACGG GTTACAAAGTTAAAACAATCATCCCCCGTTCCCGTCGATATATTTGTCGCACAGAAAACAAGGGTTATTGTTGTAACTGGCCCAAACACTGGGGGCAAGACCGTTTTCTTGAAGACTATAGGCTTGGCTGTTATGATGGCTAAATCAG GTCTTTATGTGTTATCATCTGAACCTGTGAAGATGCCATGGTTTGATTGCGTATTTGCTGATATTGGAGATGAACAATCCTTGTCTCAATCTTTGTCTACCTTTTCTGGCCATTTGAGGAAAACTAGT GACATACTGTCGCATTCAACAAGTCAGTCTCTCGTGCTTTTAGATGAG GTTGGTGCTGGTACGAATCCTCTAGAAGGAGCTGCTCTGGGGATGTCACTCCTTGAATGCTGTTCTCAAGGGAGGAGAGCTTTGTTGACAATGGCTACCACCCAtcatggtgaacttaaaaccctcaaatacag CAATGATGCCTTTGAAAATGCATGCATGGAGTTTGATGAAGTGAAATTAAAGCCAACATATAGGATTCTTTGGGGAATTCCAG GACGTTCAAATGCAATAAACATAGGTGAAAGGCTAGGACTTCCTACTGTCATTGTAGATAATGCTCGCCAACTGCATGGAACAGCTAGTGGAGAGATTAATGAG GTTATAGAAGAAATGGAGAAGCTAAAGCAGAAACTTCATGAGCATATTCATGATGCACGACATCATCTTAA GCTTGCAAGAGAACTTCACAGAAATTTAGTGGTTAGTGAAGGCAGAATTAGGGAGCATGCCACAAATCAAAGATACAGAAAGCTCCAAGAAATAACGGATGCAGGAGGAGTAGCCCGTTCAATACTTCACAACAAAGTGCGACTGTGTCGTGCATCATCCCCTAATTTCGCTTCCAAGGAACATCTTCTTAGTCTTCCATCTAAGATAACCACCTCCTTTAGTAGCACACGTACAGAAAATACAGCAATGTTGAACAAGCAGCACCTACTAATCG AAAAAAACAGGAGCCAAACTGTCAAGGCAGGTGATACAGTGCACGTGTCTAAATTCAATAAGAAAGCGACCGTGTTGAAAGTAGACCCTTCAAAAGAAGAAGTACTAGTTCAAATTGGGAACATGAAAGTGAAATTGACAGTAAAGGATGTTgtgaagttgcattcatga
- the LOC139861268 gene encoding uncharacterized protein isoform X2 — protein sequence MLQSGESLQINLKAAIKEDSNWLRRFMPIADIIMDISVCRPLQNFINKLVDEDGCVKDSASPTLKRSREQVRLLERKLAQLMESLISDEMKETSFVEVSNTDGRWCIKSGTDLKKSFDGLLLSSGSGTGTLVEPLSAVPLNDELQQARAAVAKAEADVLLEITHKMQTDLDDLENLFDAIIRLDVINARATYSISFGGTYPELLLLSSSSSSFDDPSMKWKLYLPKAYHPLLLQQHRHNMQKAVKDVSEATAEIRRRRQQVGISTQREEEAYTSLSSLEARVTKLKQSSPVPVDIFVAQKTRVIVVTGPNTGGKTVFLKTIGLAVMMAKSGLYVLSSEPVKMPWFDCVFADIGDEQSLSQSLSTFSGHLRKTSDILSHSTSQSLVLLDEVGAGTNPLEGAALGMSLLECCSQGRRALLTMATTHHGELKTLKYSNDAFENACMEFDEVKLKPTYRILWGIPGRSNAINIGERLGLPTVIVDNARQLHGTASGEINEVIEEMEKLKQKLHEHIHDARHHLKLARELHRNLVVSEGRIREHATNQRYRKLQEITDAGGVARSILHNKVRLCRASSPNFASKEHLLSLPSKITTSFSSTRTENTAMLNKQHLLIEKNRSQTVKAGDTVHVSKFNKKATVLKVDPSKEEVLVQIGNMKVKLTVKDVVKLHS from the exons ATGCTTCAATCTGGTGAATCATTGCAGATCAATCTCAAAGCTGCAATTAAGGAAGATTCTAATTGGCTACGTCGTTTCATGCCTATTGCAGATATA ATCATGGACATCTCCGTTTGTCGCCCCTTGCAAAACTTCATTAACAAACTTGTAGATGAAGATGGATGTGTCAAAGATTCTGCG AGTCCTACTTTGAAGCGATCTCGTGAACAAGTGCGATTACTTGAAAGAAAG TTAGCCCAGTTGATGGAGAGTCTAATCAGCGATGAAATGAAAGAAACATCATTTGTG GAAGTAAGCAACACTGATGGAAGATGGTGTATAAAATCAGGAACTGATCTAAAAAAAAGCTTTGATGGTCTATTGTTATCAAG TGGTTCAGGTACCGGAACCCTTGTGGAGCCACTTTCTGCTGTTCCATTAAATGACGAATTGCAACAAGCAAGAGCTGCAGTAGCCAAGGCTGAGGCTGATGTGCTTTTAGAAATTACACACAAG ATGCAAACAGATCTTGACGACTTAGAGAATTTGTTTGATGCGATAATACGCCTAGATGTG ATCAATGCTCGAGCAACATACAGTATTTCATTTGGTGGCACATATCCAGAACTATtgctattatcatcatcatcatcatcatttgatgACCCCTCAATGAAATGGAAACTGTATCTACCAAAAGCTTATCATCCTCTATTACTTCAACAACATCGACACAATATGCAAAAGGCTGTCAAGGATGTCAGTGAAGCTACTGCC gaaattagAAGGAGAAGACAGCAGGTAGGCATTTCCACCCAGAGAGAAGAGGAAGCATATACAAGTCTCTCATCTTTAGAAGCACGG GTTACAAAGTTAAAACAATCATCCCCCGTTCCCGTCGATATATTTGTCGCACAGAAAACAAGGGTTATTGTTGTAACTGGCCCAAACACTGGGGGCAAGACCGTTTTCTTGAAGACTATAGGCTTGGCTGTTATGATGGCTAAATCAG GTCTTTATGTGTTATCATCTGAACCTGTGAAGATGCCATGGTTTGATTGCGTATTTGCTGATATTGGAGATGAACAATCCTTGTCTCAATCTTTGTCTACCTTTTCTGGCCATTTGAGGAAAACTAGT GACATACTGTCGCATTCAACAAGTCAGTCTCTCGTGCTTTTAGATGAG GTTGGTGCTGGTACGAATCCTCTAGAAGGAGCTGCTCTGGGGATGTCACTCCTTGAATGCTGTTCTCAAGGGAGGAGAGCTTTGTTGACAATGGCTACCACCCAtcatggtgaacttaaaaccctcaaatacag CAATGATGCCTTTGAAAATGCATGCATGGAGTTTGATGAAGTGAAATTAAAGCCAACATATAGGATTCTTTGGGGAATTCCAG GACGTTCAAATGCAATAAACATAGGTGAAAGGCTAGGACTTCCTACTGTCATTGTAGATAATGCTCGCCAACTGCATGGAACAGCTAGTGGAGAGATTAATGAG GTTATAGAAGAAATGGAGAAGCTAAAGCAGAAACTTCATGAGCATATTCATGATGCACGACATCATCTTAA GCTTGCAAGAGAACTTCACAGAAATTTAGTGGTTAGTGAAGGCAGAATTAGGGAGCATGCCACAAATCAAAGATACAGAAAGCTCCAAGAAATAACGGATGCAGGAGGAGTAGCCCGTTCAATACTTCACAACAAAGTGCGACTGTGTCGTGCATCATCCCCTAATTTCGCTTCCAAGGAACATCTTCTTAGTCTTCCATCTAAGATAACCACCTCCTTTAGTAGCACACGTACAGAAAATACAGCAATGTTGAACAAGCAGCACCTACTAATCG AAAAAAACAGGAGCCAAACTGTCAAGGCAGGTGATACAGTGCACGTGTCTAAATTCAATAAGAAAGCGACCGTGTTGAAAGTAGACCCTTCAAAAGAAGAAGTACTAGTTCAAATTGGGAACATGAAAGTGAAATTGACAGTAAAGGATGTTgtgaagttgcattcatga
- the LOC139861268 gene encoding uncharacterized protein isoform X3, with product MLIWDSSMALLPSSNSLSLMRLKTNFSFSNKRRQGLVIVNNNNNNNNYKIKSAIVEHTLRVLEWDKLCDSVASFAGTSLGRQATKVDLCWLDKSYEECLKVLEETNAAVEMHNHGGCIMDFSSINISLVKSGLQHAHRGFPLHGPEAIALVSMLQSGESLQINLKAAIKEDSNWLRRFMPIADIIMDISVCRPLQNFINKLVDEDGCVKDSASPTLKRSREQVRLLERKLAQLMESLISDEMKETSFVEVSNTDGRWCIKSGTDLKKSFDGLLLSSGSGTGTLVEPLSAVPLNDELQQARAAVAKAEADVLLEITHKMQTDLDDLENLFDAIIRLDVINARATYSISFGGTYPELLLLSSSSSSFDDPSMKWKLYLPKAYHPLLLQQHRHNMQKAVKDVSEATAEIRRRRQQVGISTQREEEAYTSLSSLEARVTKLKQSSPVPVDIFVAQKTRVIVVTGPNTGGKTVFLKTIGLAVMMAKSGLYVLSSEPVKMPWFDCVFADIGDEQSLSQSLSTFSGHLRKTSDILSHSTSQSLVLLDEVGAGTNPLEGAALGMSLLECCSQGRRALLTMATTHHGELKTLKYSNDAFENACMEFDEVKLKPTYRILWGIPGRSNAINIGERLGLPTVIVDNARQLHGTASGEINEDNCNID from the exons ATGCTAATCTGGGATTCGTCCATGGCCCTCCTTCCATCATCTAATAGTTTGAGTTTGATGAGATTGAAAACGAATTTCAGTTTCTCCAACAAACGGAGACAGGGATTagtaatagtaaataataataataataataataattataagataaAATCAGCAATAGTTGAACATACTCTGAGGGTTTTGGAGTGGGATAAACTTTGCGATTCCGTTGCTTCATTTGCCGGTACCTCTTTAGGACGACAAGCCACCAAg GTAGACCTATGTTGGTTGGATAAGTCATACGAAGAATGTTTAAAAGTTTTGGAAGAGACGAATGCAGCTGTTGAAATGCACAACCATGGTGGTTGTATCATGGATTTTTCATCTATTAATATCTCATTG GTCAAGTCTGGTTTACAACATGCTCACAGAGGATTCCCTCTTCATGGACCAGAAGCAATTGCCCTTGTTTCCATGCTTCAATCTGGTGAATCATTGCAGATCAATCTCAAAGCTGCAATTAAGGAAGATTCTAATTGGCTACGTCGTTTCATGCCTATTGCAGATATA ATCATGGACATCTCCGTTTGTCGCCCCTTGCAAAACTTCATTAACAAACTTGTAGATGAAGATGGATGTGTCAAAGATTCTGCG AGTCCTACTTTGAAGCGATCTCGTGAACAAGTGCGATTACTTGAAAGAAAG TTAGCCCAGTTGATGGAGAGTCTAATCAGCGATGAAATGAAAGAAACATCATTTGTG GAAGTAAGCAACACTGATGGAAGATGGTGTATAAAATCAGGAACTGATCTAAAAAAAAGCTTTGATGGTCTATTGTTATCAAG TGGTTCAGGTACCGGAACCCTTGTGGAGCCACTTTCTGCTGTTCCATTAAATGACGAATTGCAACAAGCAAGAGCTGCAGTAGCCAAGGCTGAGGCTGATGTGCTTTTAGAAATTACACACAAG ATGCAAACAGATCTTGACGACTTAGAGAATTTGTTTGATGCGATAATACGCCTAGATGTG ATCAATGCTCGAGCAACATACAGTATTTCATTTGGTGGCACATATCCAGAACTATtgctattatcatcatcatcatcatcatttgatgACCCCTCAATGAAATGGAAACTGTATCTACCAAAAGCTTATCATCCTCTATTACTTCAACAACATCGACACAATATGCAAAAGGCTGTCAAGGATGTCAGTGAAGCTACTGCC gaaattagAAGGAGAAGACAGCAGGTAGGCATTTCCACCCAGAGAGAAGAGGAAGCATATACAAGTCTCTCATCTTTAGAAGCACGG GTTACAAAGTTAAAACAATCATCCCCCGTTCCCGTCGATATATTTGTCGCACAGAAAACAAGGGTTATTGTTGTAACTGGCCCAAACACTGGGGGCAAGACCGTTTTCTTGAAGACTATAGGCTTGGCTGTTATGATGGCTAAATCAG GTCTTTATGTGTTATCATCTGAACCTGTGAAGATGCCATGGTTTGATTGCGTATTTGCTGATATTGGAGATGAACAATCCTTGTCTCAATCTTTGTCTACCTTTTCTGGCCATTTGAGGAAAACTAGT GACATACTGTCGCATTCAACAAGTCAGTCTCTCGTGCTTTTAGATGAG GTTGGTGCTGGTACGAATCCTCTAGAAGGAGCTGCTCTGGGGATGTCACTCCTTGAATGCTGTTCTCAAGGGAGGAGAGCTTTGTTGACAATGGCTACCACCCAtcatggtgaacttaaaaccctcaaatacag CAATGATGCCTTTGAAAATGCATGCATGGAGTTTGATGAAGTGAAATTAAAGCCAACATATAGGATTCTTTGGGGAATTCCAG GACGTTCAAATGCAATAAACATAGGTGAAAGGCTAGGACTTCCTACTGTCATTGTAGATAATGCTCGCCAACTGCATGGAACAGCTAGTGGAGAGATTAATGAG GACAATTGCAATATAGACTAA